A single region of the Lepus europaeus isolate LE1 chromosome 1, mLepTim1.pri, whole genome shotgun sequence genome encodes:
- the LOC133766049 gene encoding small ribosomal subunit protein mS33-like: MSSLSEYALRMTRLSARLFGEVARPTDSKSMKVVKLFSEQPLAKRKETYDWYPNHNTYFALMGILRFHGLYRDEHQDFKEEQVRLKKLRGKGKPRKREGKRATKKK, encoded by the coding sequence ATGTCTTCGCTTTCAGAATATGCCTTGCGCATGACTCGGCTGAGTGCCCGGCTGTTTGGAGAAGTTGCCAGGCCCACTGATTCCAAGTCTATGAAAGTGGTGAAACTGTTCAGTGAGCAGCCGCTGGCCAAGAGGAAGGAGACTTACGACTGGTATCCCAATCACAACACGTACTTTGCGCTCATGGGGATCCTCCGTTTTCATGGCCTCTACAGAGATGAGCACCAAGATTTTAAGGAGGAGCAAGTACGTCTGAAGAAGCTTCGTGGGAAGGGGAAACCCaggaaaagagaagggaaaagagcCACAAAGAAGAAGTAG